The window GAAACATAATTAGTATGAGATGTGATAAAACACCAAACTGAACAACTTTTGAAACTCATGTCAAAATCAAACGGGATACCTTGGTCCAACAGGAACTAGTGGCGTCTCCTGCTGGTCTGTGTAGCCTTTGTCTCCGAAGCTGATTCTCCCAATAACGTCAATGACATTCCCAATACACATTGAGAAGGAGTTTGCGGTAATATTTGCTTTTGCCAGTACACTTGGAACAGAGTAATCTTCCAAACCAAGCCCGAGAAGACCGTTCAAAGCAATACCTTCCCCGAACAAACCTGTCTGATTCTGACCGCAACTGCATCCCAAACACATgtcaaaatgcaaaaaaaaaaaaaaaaaaaaaaaaattaaacaaagtaATTACTTACCCAAGCGTGACATTAGCTTTAACAGGCTCTAGACCATCATCCTCTGTGACCAAATGCAACACATCCTCGACCAAGGTCCCTCTGGTGAATGTGTTGTTAGAAAGGTACTGGATCTGATAAGGGCAAATACTTGCAGGAGAAGAACATCCTCTCGATCCAAAACAACGCTTGTCACTGCATCTAATGCTTGAGCTCGTAGAAGATGCGTTGGGGCTGTATATATTGAGTGGTCGACTCTGTGTCAAAAGAAGATAAGTGAAAGATATCACTTTAAGAGAAAGTatgaattaaaaacaaaaaaaacaaaagaaaaagagtatATGCTTTCTTGAGGAGAAAGGTACCTGTGGAAGTCCAATATCTTTCAAGTCACGGATACACGTTGTACCACAGTTACAAGGCAACCAAAACAAATCGCTGCCCGTGTCCAAAGCCACGAAGAACCATGTAGCCGGTGTTCCCACAGAGACATTGGCATAGTGGAGGCTGAAACCAAATCATATTCAATAAACATGAATAATTAATATTCAAACATGATTCTTGTTAACCAAGAGGAGAAGAGGCGTTACGATCCCAGAACGTCGACTCCAATCGTGAGGTTTCCCCGCATGAACGTGACGGATGGCTTTTCGTTGTTGGAAGCAAGACCTCGACCCCTGATCAACTGGTCACGGTGGGCCAAAACCTTGAAGTACTCCATACTTCCCTTCTCGGGAACAAGATTGTCAAGCCCTAGAGTCTGCTTGACAGCATCAGAGAACATGTGGTGAACTTCGAAGCTGAACTTCCCAGTGGCCTCACATCTCTCTAATCCCCAACTCACCACCACTAACACAGACAACAACACAAAAACATGACGAGCCACAGCCATAGTTTTGCTCTCTGATATATTCAGAGAAAAGAACTACACCTCAAAGCATGACGAGTCTCGTATTTGTAAGGAAATGAAAGGTCAAAAGCTTGACGCGTTCGCATTGTTCTCCAGGCAAGCAGCGAGAAGCTGAGCTGATTATTGGAACTAATAATACTTGTTTAGTCGGTGTAGTTGCTATTATCGTGCTGTCATGGTTGACAAGGGCAGAGTCCATGCATCTTAGGACTTGTGAAACTAGGCCTTTTTAAGTCTTTGTCAACGCTTTCATTTTGCTCCTTTACTTATCTTATTTTTGTACTTTATATTCTAGTCCACGATCAAATTTTCACCTAACTGAATGCATGATAgaaatcaacaacaacaacactaatTATAGCTGCTCTTTTCTTAtaagtttacaaaaatataGAGGATGTTGTTGACCTTTCCACACAAAATATCTCACTCGAGTATTCATAATATATAGGGTAGGTTGTGGATAATTACAACTTTTTGAAGTGCTCAAACAAGAAAAATTACAACTTTCACTATAATACAAATTACTAAACTCGATTTTATTCAACAACTTGATAAAGATTACCTCATCTACAGAAGTCAACCAAATAGACGAGGAGGGCATTATGAATTATGATCAGCCACATATAGACAAGTTGAATAATACCCAACTGCTTCGTTTTATACTTTTATCGAAACTTAGAAGTCTTCTGCCGTATATAACATCCGTATTCTCCATCATTTTCTGCCCTTCTATTATGTAAAACTTTTAACAATTCCAAAAATagacttttgtatattttacaatttggggggggggggggggggagtggatGTTCTCATGCTCTCATGCCCCCATATAAAGAGGACACTGTTTGAAATTAAGATATGATTTACTAGAATGTTCCAACACCGGACCAGAAGATGATAATCAAAGAATACCAAGCTAAActgaactatttttttttgctaagaatgcTAATATCATATTAATGATGTTTAGATTTTACAAAAGTTAAATCTAAAGTTACTCTATCAaggcaaaagaaagaaaaacaagataGAGCAAAATCGGTTTAGAAAACCATACAAGTTCAAGTTATCCAACTAGCAAGGAGAGATCTGAATTTCTTCCGCTTCCTCCTGAactatgtaaaactcatatggTATAAACCAAAATACGATTAGCGATTGCACAAAAACATGTAACTGATTTTTACGAAAGAATGGaagcaaattaactaattgCTGACATttattaagttacaaaaaaaaaattgctgaCATTTATTTCTTTCCATGGATAATAAGTTAGGTTATACAATCAGGTTATCTCCATCCCAAGATCATTCTCTCAGGTCGTGGACGATTCTGTAGTTGAAATGTGCTCATTGGAGGAGTCCAAGACAAGCAACTTGAGTTTCTTTTACTAGACGAAGCTTTAGTCGTTTCCATCagggttttatttatttttgggtaTGTGAGGGAAAAGGTTTAATGGTTTAAAAACCGAAAAAATTATATGGTATTATTCTATTTCGGTTTAAACACAcataattttagaattttttttcagAACCAATGAACTGAGGCGTGGAGGAATGTTTGTATGATCCATGAGTTAGGCAGTGATAagtaatctttattttttaaattgattattttaattattagagttttttaaaatttgatctatttataaagaaatgttatttttaaaatgtaaatagagaaaataataaAGGAAACATTACATTGGAGTTACAGAAATTTCTatatccaattttttaaaaatagaattaagTAGATTGGAAATGATTAAGCACTTAAAACCAACAAATCATTAAACGTGTTTACCCTTATTGGGGCATTCAACTCTTAATCATATACTCTCTCCGTTCCACAAAGATagactttttagtattttcacacatattaagataataaattaaactattatgtatcgttttatgtaatttttaatttgcaATAACTTTTAATCAACGttaattcaataaagtcaattaattttttttgaaatttataattttttaatataaaacacaaaaatacatttatctgaaacaaaatttttttttaaaaaagtctaTCATTAAGGAACGAATTGAGTAATTGTTAAACCTAAAAGgctaaaaatcatataattgctttaacttaaaaaaataaatcgtCTCACCACATTCTCCaccttctcttctctctaagCTCCAACGCcttaactctctctctcatacTCATATCAATGTTCATCCGCTTTCCTACTTTTTATATGAAAGCTTCCTCCCCATTACCATTCTAGTAAGTTACCCATATATTTCCAAACTATTTTAACaaaactgatatatatatatatatatatatatatattagaagtATGGAATTTATACAGAGGTAAGAACAAGTTCAAATGTACTAGTAGTATCATATGAACAAAAGAACACCCAAGTctgctaaaaaaaatattggaatGATGTCTTAAATACGAAACAAGACATAATAAgctaaaaaggagaaaaagttCTATATCATAACAAACATAATACAGATCTCTAGTTAACCTTTCTATATATGTTATCTGCTTTCATTGTGTGCGGGTCATGGGCGGATCCAGAAACATGTTTTGTTGGGGGCACAATatgaaaaaataacaaaaactatGCTGACCTGGGggcacatttttttttcattcactAAATCTAAGAACATTTAATCAAATTGTATTAAAGTAcataagaaaaatcaaaaaacaGTAGGGGGCACATGCCCCCGTACCGCAAAGCCTACATCCGCCCCTGAGCGGGTGCTGAATTATTAAGCAGTCTTGTGCTGACCTCAATGTGGAACCTTTGTGATCATCAAGAATATCCAAATACATTTCTACAAAGAATAAACTTCAAACTTGTTGAGTAGTAGATGCATATATATCTGTGTAAAAAACTTTTAGTTGATGATGATGTCGGTGTTCTTTACGCCCAGATTGTAGTTTTAAGTGGACGCAAGGGGTTTTTTTGTGCGGAAATGTATGCATATATAATGTGAAAATCAAGCCTTGGTGCTTGAGAAATTTGGGAGAAGGTCAAGGGAGTGAATGAAATGAAGGTCATGTACAAGCGGATTCCCGGTTCTTTTAGGTGAAGACCCTGCGTACCACATTGTCTCTGTTGTTCCACCTTCCATCGGCTGCACCTACCACAATATAGTTATTAACACTCAAGAGACAAAAACCATGCATGCATGCGAATACGCTTCCcgttagggcatctccaatccatacttattttttcctctataattctcacaaaaatagaataactctattatagaataaaccattggagcaaaactTATTCAataatagagttattctatttttgtgagaattataaaggaaaaaatagatatgagttggagatggtcttagagcATAAATATCTCTGGTTTCTAAATGAGGTTTTTGAACTGTTTGTGGATTCCATTGACACGCCGGCATCTCTGAATGATGTTGCATATttcctctctcttttctttttctttttaaaaatccgATTTAGAGAACACAACtagtaattattttaaatggATCCTTTTTGTTAAACTGGAGTATGAAACGCAATTTAACTAGTATGAAACTATATGTACGcaagacagaaaaaaaaaagaagcaatgaATTTGTAGTGATGAGTGAAACCAAATTTGGTTATTCTCTCAGACAAAAACACCACGTAAAACGTGAGAGTGTACATGTGTAATCTTTTCTGTGATTCCTGTTGTCTTGGTAAAGAGTGAAAGTAAGGTTGGGTTTTATTGACTACTccccttgttttttttttttgcttcttatTTCACTTCTAGCATTCATGTAGTTTACCTATTAGATATAAGGCCCATCACACGCCTCTGTAAGGCCAAGTGAAGGGAAACGGGAAAAAGAAGTGCAGgtggagatggagatggagGTGGAAGTTGATAGTCACACGTATGTCCTTATTGAGACAGCTAACGTTAAATGATGATTGATGTCACTACATCACGTGACTCCTCTTTCAAACTATTGCTTctctctatctttttttttttttctaataaacaAACTATCAAATCTTCTTCGACCAACATAACACAACAACACACTTCTCTTTTCTTCCTTGTCAATAAATTTTTACTTGTTGAAACTTCTCTTGTGTAATAAACCCTCAAATTTGAGTTCGTGTTTTGTACTTGGCAAGGACCGCCTCTCAAAAAGGATATAGAGTACTTTAGTGTCCATAAATAGAAAGTATTAGAAAGATAGAGGACCGGTTTAGCAAAGTCAAAAAGGACAGAAAAGTCAAGAAAGAAGGGGTTAAATTTAGAAAGTCTGATCCGGTAGTAAACTTAACTGGGATGGGATTGTCTGGTTAGAAAGCAGTGGAGCGAGCCCTTCTCTCTTTCCTCTAGGGAGAGTCAGAGAGGCTCGTCACCTCCAAGTCCtccttcatctctctctctatcttccCTTCGATCCTTTCAGATCTTCATCGTTTGTAAAGCTTCAGACTTTTGACTTCCATCATTAAGATTGCTCTTGACCCCAAGATTTTTGAGTTAACATCTGCTTAATTCTGCACAATCTCAGGTACCCATTTCACCAGCATcataaagttttgatctttttctctctttgctTTACCCTTTGCTCAGAATAGTCTTGTTTTGCTTGATCCTGTATCCCTTTTTGACGGATGTGGATTAAGAGAAAGAGGGTTTCCCTGATGTCATGAGGGGAGGATGTTAACAACGTTAATGAAACTTCTGAGTGGGCAAGTCAACAATCTTCTCGAGGATCAGAGCCAAGTTGAGTCTGGCCCTCTGGTCCTTACGGAACTTTTATTGGCATCTATGACGGTCACGGCGGCCCTGAGACCTCACGCTTTGTCAACGATCATCTCTTTCAGCATCTAAAGAGTGAGCAACCGAATAATAATttgtagtccacacacatgctTACGGACTAAGAATCTTGTCAATATCTGTAGgatgttgggattgtgaaatcccgtgtccaactctatcttatcttattagtacgatattgtccactttgggccttaggcaagcccgcatggttttacttttggtttccatcccaaaaggcctcgtactattagagttggacatctcttttatatattagtctcttcttgtctaattctccaatgtgggacttagtttgttatctcaCATTTTCCCCCtcaaactaaggatcacattcatctcgtGTCCCACAACTGACTTCCAGAATCTTCTGACTTGATTTCTGCCACACACATCTCATTCCTAACTCATAGGATACCCATTCATCACTCATTCATCATTCAAAGGGTATTTCGGtctttcttgcagatttctcgtcaacctcgctctgataccaattgttgggattgtgaaatcccgtgtccaactctatcttatcttattagtacgatattgtccactttgggccttaggcaagcccgcatggttttacttttggtttccatcccaaaaggcctcgtactattagagttggacatctcttttatatattagtctcttcttgtctaattctccaatgtggaacttagtttgttatctcaCATAGGATTTGCAGCAGAGGAAGCCTCTGTGTCGATGGATGTAATCAGAAAAGCACACGAAGCGACAGAAGAAGGGTTTCTCGGGGGATTGAGGAACCAAGAAGCTGTTGGCATTGTTCAGAACCACCCACGAAACGTGCGGTTACACTCAATTGTTTTCAAAGTTTCAGTTAAGCAAAACCAGATACTGATTGTGTCCTTTGTGCATGGAATTGCACGTAGACTTGTGAAGATGGTGCTGCGAGCAGCGGcaaagaagagagagatgagatACTCTGATCTGAAGAAGATAGAGAGGGCGTGAGGAGGCATTTTCACGATGATATCACTGTGGTTATCACTGCGGTATGACTTTCCCCAAGAAACTCTAAAAGCTACTATATCCCACTTTTTTTTAGATTCCATCTTTTGTAGTTATTTAAAAAGATCACAATCTTTGTTGGTCTAAGaatttgtataatttttaaCGTGGAAGCCACACAATACTTACGTTTGCAACCCATTCcagtaattatttattttttatttgttcaacGAGACTCTGTGTAATCTTTGTAATTGTTGTTGATGAATGAATGTAATAgcctttcttttgttttacttttgtgTTGCGTGAAACTCTCTAGAACAGAGGAGTGTTTGATTATGATATATttccttatatttttatttgtaatgtTTTTCATTATCACAGCTTTCAGTTGCTAACATGCTTGAAGTTTCTATGATTTTAAATGACTTGTACTGCAATCCACGCCATTGTGTGACTACCATAAGATGACATACATGGTGCACATTTTGTTAGTTTACTGTATAAAAAAAGATGTACTTAAACTCACTCTTGTATGTCTTAATTGTTTCTGATTCTTTTACTCATCTTGTGTAAGGGAACAAGGGAAGCTTACCCAGCTTCTCTACTTGCTTTGGTACTAAGTTGCGCAAATTTGAAATAAGTGTACCTTGCAGATTTTTTACCTTT of the Brassica rapa cultivar Chiifu-401-42 chromosome A03, CAAS_Brap_v3.01, whole genome shotgun sequence genome contains:
- the LOC103860705 gene encoding aspartyl protease family protein 1, producing MAVARHVFVLLSVLVVVSWGLERCEATGKFSFEVHHMFSDAVKQTLGLDNLVPEKGSMEYFKVLAHRDQLIRGRGLASNNEKPSVTFMRGNLTIGVDVLGSLHYANVSVGTPATWFFVALDTGSDLFWLPCNCGTTCIRDLKDIGLPQSRPLNIYSPNASSTSSSIRCSDKRCFGSRGCSSPASICPYQIQYLSNNTFTRGTLVEDVLHLVTEDDGLEPVKANVTLGCGQNQTGLFGEGIALNGLLGLGLEDYSVPSVLAKANITANSFSMCIGNVIDVIGRISFGDKGYTDQQETPLVPVGPSPTYAVDVTEVSVGGEALGIKLLALVDTGTSFTHLLEAEYDLVTKTFDDQVKDKRRPIDPKIPFEFCYDLSPNSTTIYFPKIIMTFGGGSQMILRNPLFSVFNEDGTAMYCLGILKSVNFKLNIFGQNFLSGYRIVFDRERMVLGWKRSNCYEDESLEATPPPPEIEAPSPRLSAPLPSPPPPPLVSIATPPPFDPRSSTGNGSGGAASLSPLSSQLLLLLSLLAFLSFT